The Gemmata palustris genome includes a region encoding these proteins:
- the ruvA gene encoding Holliday junction branch migration protein RuvA, giving the protein MITKMTGLLTRVLDDEVRLQIGAFEYQVMVSEAVRRQIQLRVGQEVAFHIMEYLEGNSVGSRFVPRRIGFITEAELEFFELFCTVEKIGVKKALKAMAFPIKTIADAISRQDSKWLSSLPGVGPTTAEQIVTTLKRKVTKFAMINSPTPAAETAAPDAVVEKKGKGSKKASEAEPPATEPLVTAADGQLIEDIYLALMGLGLNPIEARAKLDDLLMSGKPFRSLQDAFAIIFTPQKG; this is encoded by the coding sequence ATGATTACCAAAATGACGGGCCTGCTGACGCGCGTGCTCGACGACGAAGTGCGGCTGCAAATCGGCGCGTTCGAGTACCAGGTAATGGTGTCCGAAGCGGTGCGCCGGCAGATCCAGCTCCGCGTCGGTCAGGAAGTCGCGTTCCACATCATGGAATACCTGGAAGGTAACTCCGTCGGGAGCCGGTTCGTTCCGCGGCGCATCGGCTTCATCACCGAAGCGGAACTGGAGTTCTTCGAGCTGTTCTGCACGGTCGAGAAGATCGGCGTGAAGAAAGCGCTCAAGGCGATGGCGTTCCCCATCAAAACCATCGCCGACGCGATCAGCCGCCAGGACTCGAAGTGGCTCTCCTCGCTCCCCGGCGTCGGCCCAACGACCGCGGAACAGATCGTCACCACGCTGAAGCGAAAGGTGACCAAGTTCGCGATGATAAACTCGCCGACTCCTGCCGCGGAAACCGCTGCGCCGGATGCGGTGGTCGAGAAGAAGGGTAAGGGGTCCAAAAAAGCCAGTGAAGCAGAACCACCCGCAACGGAACCGCTCGTCACCGCGGCCGACGGCCAACTCATTGAAGACATCTACCTCGCGCTGATGGGTTTGGGGCTGAACCCCATCGAAGCGCGTGCGAAGCTCGACGACCTCCTGATGTCCGGCAAGCCGTTCCGCTCGCTGCAAGACGCATTCGCGATCATTTTCACGCCGCAGAAGGGGTGA
- a CDS encoding molybdenum cofactor biosynthesis protein MoaE produces the protein MFRLTHDAIDHANLLEMARSPHCGAVVLFLGTVRDLTGQQVTVFLEYEAYAPMAEKKLAEIEAETRRRWSVGEIAIAHRLGRLEVGEVSVAVAVSCPHRAEAFEACRYVIDTLKELVPIWKKENAPDGTGEWVHQSAKPGAT, from the coding sequence ATGTTCCGGCTCACGCACGACGCCATCGACCACGCGAACCTCCTCGAAATGGCCCGGTCACCGCATTGTGGGGCGGTCGTGCTGTTCCTCGGCACCGTGCGCGACTTGACCGGCCAACAGGTTACGGTGTTCCTCGAGTACGAAGCCTACGCGCCGATGGCGGAAAAGAAGCTTGCGGAAATCGAGGCCGAAACCCGCCGGCGCTGGTCGGTCGGCGAGATCGCGATCGCCCACCGGCTCGGTCGGCTCGAGGTCGGTGAAGTGAGTGTCGCGGTCGCGGTCAGTTGTCCGCACCGCGCCGAAGCGTTCGAGGCGTGCCGCTACGTCATCGATACGCTGAAAGAACTCGTGCCAATTTGGAAGAAGGAGAACGCGCCGGACGGAACCGGAGAGTGGGTCCACCAATCCGCGAAACCCGGAGCAACATGA
- a CDS encoding low affinity iron permease family protein — translation MAGKGGWLERGSGYATKWTGSSVAFGLAAGTILVWAATGPIFHFSDTWQLVINTGTTIVTFLMVFLIQRAQNKDSHAIHLKLNEIVAALPCTSNRLISAEELSEDEVKILSEHFHKLVELAKRDTDLKQSHSIEDAEADHARKQGGRPNEGTACDSGKGAGAKGSKTGS, via the coding sequence ATGGCTGGAAAGGGCGGATGGCTCGAGCGGGGGTCCGGGTACGCGACGAAATGGACAGGGAGTTCAGTCGCTTTCGGCCTCGCTGCGGGCACGATTCTCGTGTGGGCAGCCACCGGTCCGATCTTTCATTTCTCGGACACGTGGCAATTAGTCATTAATACTGGCACCACCATCGTCACCTTTCTGATGGTGTTTCTGATTCAGCGCGCGCAGAACAAGGACTCGCACGCGATCCACCTGAAATTGAACGAAATCGTCGCCGCGCTGCCTTGTACGAGTAACCGGTTGATTAGCGCCGAGGAGCTGTCCGAAGACGAGGTGAAGATCCTGAGCGAGCACTTCCACAAACTGGTGGAACTCGCGAAGCGGGACACCGACCTGAAGCAATCGCACTCAATTGAGGACGCGGAAGCGGACCACGCGCGGAAGCAGGGGGGCCGACCGAATGAAGGAACCGCCTGTGATTCGGGCAAAGGCGCCGGTGCAAAAGGAAGCAAGACCGGAAGTTAA
- a CDS encoding DUF1559 family PulG-like putative transporter translates to MFSSSRLRARPRGFTLIELLVVIAIIAILIGLLLPAVQKVREAAARMSCSNNLKQASLALHNAHDSNGRLPPMAAFQYGGAYYAPFYFHLLPFIEQDNVYKSATPVSSGGVIPLWNTPGQGGTQYLRQTRIKTYQCPSDATLGTNAATDWTPGDASYAPNFQVFGNPNFNPNSVNPADWDGKTTLVGISDGTSNTIAFAEKLSYCPGVTPATLVGPKNGNNSAGGSWWLRGIYNSGAFTGSGSPPNTDSYPGDRVSPVFGGGVSGDGTRWYVGLDAKPTIFGVPSNNTTSGICDRGQASSPHSGLIQVGLADGSVRSVTSGVSAATWWSACTRNGGETLGSDW, encoded by the coding sequence ATGTTCTCCTCCTCTCGCCTGCGGGCTCGGCCCCGCGGGTTCACGTTAATTGAGCTGCTGGTGGTGATCGCCATTATTGCGATCCTCATCGGGCTGTTGCTCCCGGCCGTGCAGAAGGTGCGCGAGGCCGCCGCGCGCATGTCGTGCAGCAACAACCTCAAGCAGGCGTCGCTGGCCCTGCACAACGCCCACGACTCGAACGGGCGTCTGCCACCGATGGCCGCGTTCCAGTACGGGGGCGCGTACTACGCGCCGTTCTATTTCCATTTGCTCCCGTTCATCGAGCAGGACAACGTGTACAAGTCGGCCACGCCGGTGAGTAGCGGCGGGGTCATCCCGTTGTGGAACACCCCGGGCCAGGGCGGTACCCAGTACCTGCGCCAGACCCGCATCAAAACGTACCAGTGCCCGTCCGATGCCACGCTCGGCACCAACGCCGCCACCGACTGGACCCCGGGCGACGCGAGCTACGCGCCCAACTTCCAGGTGTTCGGGAACCCCAACTTCAACCCGAACAGCGTGAACCCGGCCGACTGGGACGGGAAAACGACCCTCGTTGGGATCAGCGACGGGACGTCGAACACCATCGCGTTCGCGGAGAAACTCTCGTACTGCCCGGGCGTGACACCCGCGACCCTCGTCGGCCCGAAGAACGGCAACAACTCGGCCGGCGGGTCGTGGTGGCTCCGGGGCATCTACAACTCCGGTGCGTTTACCGGGAGTGGTAGCCCGCCCAACACGGACAGTTACCCCGGCGACCGCGTGTCCCCCGTCTTCGGCGGCGGGGTGAGTGGTGACGGCACCCGGTGGTACGTCGGCCTGGACGCCAAGCCGACCATCTTCGGCGTCCCCTCGAACAACACCACCAGCGGCATTTGCGACCGCGGGCAGGCGTCGTCACCCCACTCCGGGCTGATCCAGGTCGGTCTGGCCGACGGGAGCGTGCGCAGTGTTACGAGCGGCGTGAGTGCGGCCACTTGGTGGTCCGCGTGTACCCGCAACGGCGGTGAGACACTGGGCAGCGACTGGTAA
- the moaD gene encoding molybdopterin converting factor subunit 1: protein MNFTVKLFAAMRDLSGSDTAEVELPDGATVGDLRREIAKQFPLARTLLLRSTIAVNHDSAENDRPLQSTDEVAVIPPVSGG, encoded by the coding sequence ATGAACTTCACCGTGAAACTCTTCGCCGCGATGCGCGACCTGAGCGGTTCCGATACGGCCGAAGTCGAACTCCCCGACGGCGCAACCGTGGGCGATTTGCGACGCGAGATCGCCAAACAGTTCCCGCTCGCGCGCACATTGCTGTTGCGTTCCACGATCGCGGTAAACCACGATTCCGCGGAGAACGACCGACCCCTTCAGTCCACCGACGAAGTCGCTGTGATTCCACCCGTTAGCGGCGGTTAA
- a CDS encoding histidine phosphatase family protein, producing the protein MSALPTVYLARHGETEWSKSGQHTGRTDLPLTVVGEDSARKLGERLTGLQFEYLFTSPLSRARRTAELAGFSPVVDPDLLEWHYGDFEGLKSAEIATSKPGWNLFRDGAPGGESPEEVIARVDRLVTKLKGLTGNVICFAHGHILRVIAARWIGQPVTLATSMLLSTATLSVLSFNHHNLAEPAIKVWNS; encoded by the coding sequence ATGAGCGCCCTACCGACTGTGTACCTCGCGCGCCACGGCGAAACCGAGTGGTCGAAGTCCGGGCAACACACCGGACGCACGGACCTCCCGCTCACCGTGGTGGGCGAAGACTCGGCCCGAAAACTCGGCGAACGGCTCACTGGGCTGCAGTTCGAGTACCTGTTCACGAGTCCGCTGTCGCGTGCGCGTCGAACTGCGGAACTCGCGGGGTTTTCGCCCGTCGTGGACCCGGATTTGCTCGAATGGCATTACGGCGACTTCGAGGGCCTCAAAAGCGCGGAGATTGCCACCAGTAAACCGGGCTGGAACCTGTTTCGTGACGGTGCCCCGGGCGGCGAGTCGCCCGAGGAAGTGATCGCCCGCGTGGACCGCTTAGTGACCAAGTTGAAGGGGCTGACCGGCAACGTGATCTGTTTCGCACACGGTCACATTCTCCGCGTCATTGCGGCCCGGTGGATCGGGCAACCGGTCACACTCGCGACGTCAATGTTGCTCAGCACCGCAACGCTGAGCGTCCTGAGTTTCAACCACCACAACCTCGCCGAACCCGCCATCAAAGTGTGGAACAGCTAA
- the ispF gene encoding 2-C-methyl-D-erythritol 2,4-cyclodiphosphate synthase, producing the protein MTVRVGSGHDTHRLAEGHTLILGGVLIPHTKGLVGHSDADAVLHAVTDALLGAAALGDIGDAYPDTDPKWKGADSRLFLTETLSRLNQMGWKPVNLDVTVFAQEPKLGPVKAAIKNNLAHLLGIGADCVNVKAKTGEKVGHIGRGEAIGCHAVVLIERLGERPV; encoded by the coding sequence GTGACTGTTCGCGTCGGCAGCGGCCACGACACCCACCGGTTGGCGGAAGGCCACACGCTCATTCTCGGCGGGGTTCTCATCCCACACACAAAAGGTCTCGTCGGCCACTCCGACGCGGACGCGGTGCTGCACGCGGTCACCGACGCCCTCCTCGGAGCCGCGGCCCTCGGCGACATCGGCGACGCCTACCCCGACACCGATCCGAAGTGGAAGGGGGCGGACTCGCGCCTCTTCCTCACCGAAACACTGTCGCGCCTGAACCAAATGGGCTGGAAACCGGTCAATTTGGACGTGACCGTCTTCGCGCAGGAACCGAAACTCGGCCCCGTGAAGGCCGCAATCAAGAACAACCTCGCGCACCTGCTCGGCATCGGCGCGGACTGCGTGAACGTGAAAGCCAAGACCGGCGAAAAGGTCGGACACATTGGCCGCGGTGAAGCCATCGGCTGCCATGCGGTCGTTTTAATTGAGCGTCTTGGCGAACGGCCGGTGTAA
- the moaA gene encoding GTP 3',8-cyclase MoaA yields the protein MRVPGSALIDSFGRVHNNLRISVTDRCNLRCTYCMPEDVTFLDRGELLTFEEITAFVRVAAGLGVDKVRLTGGEPLMRRDLYKLVRMIADVPGIADIGVTTNGILLAEQASLLFDAGLRRLNVSLDTLDPDRFRVLTRRAGVEKVLAGLGAAKRVGFAPIKVNAVAIRGFAEHDVVPLARYCKENGFELRFIEYMPIGADSWEREKVFFASEILELIGNEVGELVPANTDPSAPALDYAYRDGSGTVGVIASISRPFCRSCNRIRLTADGKLRNCLFALDETDVKGLLRSPSINEQAIRDALKQSVWAKWEGHEINAATFVKPDRTMHAIGG from the coding sequence ATCCGCGTTCCGGGTTCTGCGCTCATAGATTCCTTTGGCCGCGTTCACAACAACCTGCGCATTTCCGTCACGGACCGCTGTAATCTGCGCTGCACCTACTGCATGCCCGAGGACGTGACGTTCCTCGATCGCGGTGAGCTGCTCACGTTCGAGGAAATCACAGCATTCGTTCGCGTGGCCGCGGGCCTCGGCGTGGACAAAGTGCGGCTCACCGGCGGCGAACCGCTGATGCGAAGGGATCTGTATAAGCTCGTGCGAATGATCGCGGACGTACCGGGCATCGCGGACATTGGCGTCACCACGAACGGCATTCTTCTTGCAGAACAAGCCTCCCTACTGTTCGACGCCGGTCTCCGGCGCCTGAACGTGTCCCTCGATACTCTCGACCCCGACCGCTTCCGTGTACTCACCCGGCGCGCCGGCGTCGAAAAGGTGCTCGCGGGTTTGGGTGCTGCCAAACGTGTGGGTTTCGCTCCAATTAAAGTAAATGCAGTTGCAATACGCGGGTTCGCGGAACACGATGTGGTGCCGCTCGCACGGTATTGCAAAGAGAACGGATTTGAACTGCGCTTCATCGAATACATGCCGATCGGGGCCGATTCGTGGGAGCGCGAGAAGGTCTTCTTCGCGTCCGAAATCCTGGAACTGATCGGTAACGAAGTCGGCGAACTGGTTCCCGCGAACACCGACCCGTCCGCGCCCGCACTCGATTACGCGTACCGCGACGGGAGCGGGACCGTGGGGGTGATCGCGTCCATATCGCGGCCGTTCTGCCGGTCGTGTAACCGCATCCGCCTCACGGCCGACGGGAAGCTCCGAAACTGCCTGTTCGCACTCGACGAAACCGATGTGAAAGGATTGCTCCGCTCGCCATCTATTAACGAACAGGCGATCAGAGACGCGCTCAAGCAGAGCGTGTGGGCCAAATGGGAAGGCCACGAGATCAATGCTGCGACCTTCGTGAAACCCGATCGCACCATGCACGCCATCGGCGGCTAG
- the ruvC gene encoding crossover junction endodeoxyribonuclease RuvC, translated as MTTPITSAPVRPRRILGLDPGLQTTGYGVLEATDRGPRVVDAGVIRSAAGRDTSDMAQRVKALYDGLCEVLEEWKPSAMAVEQLYAHYDHPRTAILMAHARGVYFLAGAQRNIPVTSYASTKVKKLVTGSGRASKEQMQYAVARELGLAGPPEPHDVADALGIALCHYFATGSGVMGGARGATFTGVNMQALLGNREDDDETECLEPSDDGPLTKDDPQ; from the coding sequence ATGACCACGCCGATCACCTCCGCCCCGGTCCGCCCTCGGCGCATCCTCGGTCTCGACCCGGGCTTGCAAACGACCGGCTATGGCGTCCTCGAAGCGACCGATCGCGGTCCGCGTGTCGTGGATGCCGGTGTTATCCGTTCTGCCGCGGGGCGCGATACTTCCGACATGGCACAGCGGGTCAAGGCCCTTTACGATGGTTTGTGTGAGGTGCTCGAAGAGTGGAAGCCGTCCGCGATGGCCGTCGAACAACTTTACGCCCACTACGACCACCCGCGCACCGCGATCCTCATGGCACACGCCCGAGGGGTTTACTTCCTCGCGGGCGCCCAACGGAACATTCCCGTAACGAGCTACGCATCCACCAAAGTGAAGAAGCTCGTGACCGGCAGCGGGCGCGCGAGCAAAGAGCAAATGCAGTACGCAGTTGCGCGCGAACTCGGACTCGCCGGCCCGCCCGAACCGCACGACGTGGCCGACGCACTCGGCATCGCCCTCTGTCACTACTTCGCGACCGGCAGCGGCGTGATGGGCGGCGCACGCGGCGCGACCTTCACCGGCGTGAACATGCAGGCGCTGCTCGGCAATCGTGAAGACGATGACGAAACCGAATGCCTGGAGCCGAGTGACGACGGGCCACTGACCAAGGACGACCCGCAATGA
- a CDS encoding TIGR03067 domain-containing protein, with product MLRTASILLVLLAPSASAAEPEGDLKALQGTWLIEDAKLGGRDHKDDFKGMKLTITDDKYVIDFGENSDKGTIKVDGAKKPKQIDLSTRDKGPFKGRALPGIYELKDDTVVLCLNSEKPDRPTAFEAKAKTPLMLLTFKREKK from the coding sequence ATGCTACGAACTGCTTCAATCCTACTTGTGCTGCTGGCACCCAGCGCGTCTGCCGCGGAGCCGGAAGGCGATCTGAAGGCACTCCAAGGAACGTGGCTCATTGAGGACGCGAAGCTCGGCGGGCGCGACCACAAGGACGACTTCAAAGGGATGAAGCTGACGATCACTGATGACAAGTACGTCATCGACTTCGGCGAAAACTCGGACAAAGGCACAATCAAGGTCGATGGGGCCAAGAAGCCAAAACAGATCGACCTCAGCACGCGCGATAAAGGGCCGTTCAAGGGGCGCGCGTTACCGGGCATTTACGAACTGAAAGACGACACAGTCGTGCTGTGCTTGAACTCGGAGAAACCCGACCGGCCCACCGCGTTCGAGGCGAAGGCGAAGACGCCGCTAATGCTCCTTACCTTCAAGCGCGAAAAGAAATAG
- the ruvB gene encoding Holliday junction branch migration DNA helicase RuvB has protein sequence MAREKVITTVPADEAQKHDAALRPKLLKEVIGQRKVAERLEIAVRASKKLNEPLGHILFDGPPGLGKTTFATVLPNELGTSIQLTSGPALSKPADLLPFLTNLDEGSVLFIDEIHRMPRIVEEFIYPAMEDFRIDIVLGEGMSARTISMNLKRFTLIGATTRSGMLSGPMRDRFKMHEHLEFYSVEELATIVRVNAVKLNTPITPEAAHELARRSRGTPRVANSRLHWTRSYSAAMHDGPITEPIARAALDMAEVDRDGLDKNDRKYLETLIDLYAGGPTGVEALAATINLASDTLADEIEPYLLREQYITRSPRGRVAMPRAYIALGKLAPKPKTEDKPGGSLFD, from the coding sequence ATGGCGCGCGAGAAAGTAATCACTACAGTTCCGGCAGACGAAGCACAAAAGCACGACGCGGCACTGCGGCCGAAGTTGCTGAAGGAAGTGATCGGCCAGCGGAAGGTCGCGGAGCGCCTGGAGATCGCGGTCCGCGCGTCCAAGAAGCTCAACGAACCGCTCGGGCACATCCTGTTCGATGGCCCGCCCGGTCTCGGCAAAACCACGTTCGCCACAGTGCTGCCGAACGAACTCGGCACATCGATTCAGTTGACCAGCGGCCCGGCGCTCTCGAAGCCCGCGGACCTGCTCCCGTTCCTCACCAACCTTGATGAAGGGTCGGTGCTGTTCATCGACGAAATCCACCGGATGCCGCGCATCGTGGAAGAGTTCATCTACCCCGCGATGGAAGACTTTCGCATCGACATCGTGCTCGGCGAGGGCATGAGCGCGCGAACCATCTCGATGAACCTGAAGCGCTTCACCCTGATCGGCGCCACCACCCGGAGCGGGATGCTCTCCGGCCCGATGCGCGACCGGTTCAAGATGCACGAGCACCTGGAGTTCTACAGCGTCGAGGAACTGGCCACGATCGTCCGCGTGAACGCCGTGAAGCTGAACACGCCCATTACGCCAGAAGCCGCACACGAACTCGCGCGCCGCAGTCGCGGGACGCCGCGCGTTGCGAACTCGCGGTTACACTGGACGCGCAGTTATTCTGCGGCAATGCACGACGGCCCCATCACCGAACCGATCGCAAGGGCCGCACTCGACATGGCCGAAGTGGACCGAGACGGGTTGGACAAGAACGACCGTAAATATCTGGAAACGCTCATCGACCTCTACGCCGGCGGACCGACCGGGGTCGAGGCCCTCGCAGCAACAATCAACCTCGCGTCCGATACGCTCGCGGACGAAATCGAGCCGTATTTGCTCCGCGAGCAGTACATCACGCGATCACCACGCGGTCGCGTCGCCATGCCGCGTGCCTACATCGCGCTGGGCAAACTGGCGCCCAAGCCAAAGACCGAAGACAAGCCGGGAGGGTCGCTGTTCGATTGA
- the cysS gene encoding cysteine--tRNA ligase, protein MALQVYSTLTRKKEPFHKKPGDTVTMYVCGPTVYKPSHIGHMVGPVIFDTVKRYLTYLDYKVKWIVNITDVDDKLINRAKELNTTVPELSAKMTEDYFACLKSLNVTGIDHFPKATDHIGGMIEVIQALIKKDYAYEVDDGVYFDVSKDTDYGKLSNRDPEQMEAGARLEPNPKKRNPGDFALWKSKPGEPKEVQFESPFTCGRGRPGWHIECTCMAIKELGETLDIHGGGLDLQFPHHENELAQSESWTDKPFAHFWMHNGLLQLRDKDGKPTKMAGSLGNVLNVADALKHVAGDVLRFFMLKTHYRTPIDLGIWDWKNPNTPIPNGLVETAESLQTFYRFFERFERITGHSFYSLPVKHFDETELHQETNFGGTVGPLYARFLEHLNDDFNTGGAVGVLFELVSALNKFTDEHKLDGGQSLPGGHLKDSLRAGATLLRSLGDILGLFETVPTKKTIGGDDALVSGLMQLLLDLRNNLRASAKEAAKDNPLKKPLFDQTDLIRKRLGELGITLEDRPGGTTWRVG, encoded by the coding sequence ATGGCGCTCCAGGTGTACTCGACGCTCACTCGCAAGAAGGAGCCGTTCCACAAGAAACCGGGCGACACGGTCACGATGTACGTCTGCGGGCCGACGGTCTACAAGCCGAGCCACATCGGTCACATGGTCGGCCCGGTCATCTTCGACACCGTGAAGCGCTACCTCACCTACCTCGACTACAAGGTGAAGTGGATCGTCAACATCACGGACGTGGACGACAAGCTCATCAACCGCGCGAAGGAACTGAACACCACGGTACCGGAACTGTCCGCGAAGATGACGGAAGACTACTTCGCCTGCCTCAAATCGCTGAACGTCACTGGCATCGATCACTTCCCGAAAGCGACCGACCACATCGGCGGGATGATCGAGGTCATTCAGGCTCTCATCAAAAAGGACTACGCCTACGAGGTGGACGACGGCGTTTACTTCGACGTGTCGAAGGACACCGACTACGGCAAGCTCTCGAACCGCGACCCGGAGCAGATGGAAGCGGGCGCGCGCCTCGAGCCGAACCCCAAGAAGCGCAACCCCGGCGACTTCGCGCTCTGGAAATCAAAGCCCGGCGAGCCGAAGGAAGTGCAGTTCGAGAGCCCGTTCACGTGCGGGCGCGGGCGCCCCGGGTGGCACATCGAATGCACCTGCATGGCGATCAAAGAACTCGGCGAAACGCTCGACATCCACGGCGGCGGGTTGGACCTCCAGTTCCCGCACCACGAGAACGAACTGGCCCAGAGCGAAAGCTGGACCGACAAGCCCTTCGCGCACTTCTGGATGCACAACGGACTGCTGCAATTACGAGATAAGGACGGCAAGCCAACCAAGATGGCCGGATCGCTCGGTAACGTGTTGAACGTGGCCGACGCACTCAAGCACGTCGCTGGCGATGTACTGCGGTTCTTCATGCTGAAGACGCATTACCGCACACCAATTGATTTGGGCATTTGGGACTGGAAGAATCCCAACACGCCGATACCGAACGGGTTAGTGGAAACTGCTGAGTCGCTCCAAACTTTCTACCGATTCTTTGAGCGATTCGAGCGAATCACAGGTCACAGTTTCTATTCCCTTCCGGTAAAGCACTTCGATGAAACGGAGCTCCATCAGGAAACCAATTTCGGCGGAACCGTTGGTCCACTGTATGCTCGTTTTTTGGAACACCTCAATGATGACTTCAACACGGGCGGAGCGGTCGGCGTCTTGTTTGAGTTAGTCAGCGCACTGAACAAGTTCACCGACGAACACAAACTGGATGGCGGTCAGTCTCTCCCGGGTGGTCACCTGAAGGACTCACTCCGCGCTGGTGCCACTCTATTGCGTTCTTTGGGTGACATCCTGGGACTCTTCGAGACCGTACCCACGAAGAAAACAATTGGCGGAGACGATGCCCTCGTCTCTGGCCTCATGCAACTGCTCCTCGATCTGCGGAACAACCTGCGTGCGTCCGCGAAGGAAGCTGCTAAGGACAACCCGCTGAAGAAGCCGCTGTTCGACCAGACGGACCTGATCCGCAAGCGGCTCGGCGAACTCGGCATCACCCTCGAAGACCGCCCCGGCGGTACGACGTGGCGCGTCGGATAA